Within the Mesotoga sp. UBA6090 genome, the region AGGTCTCTGGAGTTGTACTTGACAATGGTGAAGAGATCGAAGCAGACATGGTAATACTTTCAATAGGTTACAGACCGAACGTAAAGCTTCTGGAAAGCATCCCCGTTCACAGGGGTATAACCGGTGGAATATGGGCCGATGAATACATGAGAACCAGTGTCCAAGACGTCTTCGCCGCCGGTGACTGTGTCGAACACAAATGTTTCTTCACTAGAAAACCCAGTAGACTGATGCTGGCGTCCACAGCTGCTTTTGAAGCAAGAGTTGCCGGTTCGAATCTTTTCAGCCTCAAGATGGTTAGGGAGAATCACGGAAATCTCGGAGTGTTCTCCACTTCAGTGGCCGGTCTTACGGTCGCTGCGGCAGGCCTTACGGAGTCTACTGCAAAGATGGAAAACTTCGATTACGTGGTCGGGGTTGCAAAGGGAATAGACAGACATCCCGGTTCGCTTCCCGACAAGTCGGAAATCTTTGTCAAAATGATCTTCTCCAAGGAGAGCGGGATTCTTCTTGGAGCCCAGATGGCTGGTGGAAAAAGCATCGGAGAGATGATCAATATTATCGGTCTAGGTTTGCAGAAAGGAATAACCGTGAACGATTTCCTTACGATGCAGATCGGTTCCCACCCGCTGCTCACGGCCGCTCCTACTAGCTATCCGTTAACTCTAGCGGCTGAAAATGCTCTAATGAATTTGAGAAAGGAATAAGAAACACTACAAATAGAAGAAGCTACCCTAAGGGTAGCTTCTTTTTATGCTGGCAGATATTACTTTGCTTTCCCCTGATTCGCGACTGCCTGTTGTGCCTTTGCTATCTCTTCCGGGTCACCCAGATAGTAATGCTTTATGGGTTCTAGATCGTCATCCAGTTCATAAACTAGAGGTATTCCGGTCGGAATGTTCAATCCTACGATCTCCTCGTCTGGGATATTGTCCAGATACTTGACCAGTGCCCTAAGGCTATTTCCGTGAGCTACTATCAGAACTTTCTTTCCAGACTTTATCTCTGTGGATATCTCATTTTTCCAAAGTGGCAGGAATCTTGCCACTGTGTCCTTAAGGCACTCAGTTCTCGGGAGTTCGTTATCTGAAAGAGATTTGTATTTCGGATCATGTCCGGGGAATCTCTCGTCACTTTCTTCGAGCGCAGGCGGCCGAATATCATAGCTCCTCCTCCAGATCTTTACCTGTTCTTCGCCGTGTTTTGCAGCGGTTTCGGCTTTGTTTAAACCCTGAAGGGCTCCGTAATGTCTCTCGTTCAGTCTCCAGTCTCTAATCACCGGAATCCACATAAGATCCATTTCGTCCATTATGTACCACAAGGTTCTTATTGCTCTCTTCAGAACTGAAGTGTATGCAAGATCGAAATTGTATCCCTCGGCCTTCAGTATTTCCCCCGCTTTCTTTGCTTCCTCTCTACCCTTTTCGGATAGATCAACATCGGTCCAGCCAGTGAAGCGATTCTCTTTGTTCCAAGTACTTTCTCCGTGCCTTACCAGTACGAGTTTGGTCATATTTCTCCTCCTTCCTTATATCTCCTACATTATAAACTATTCTTCAAATTGGGGTAGAACAGCCTATCTTTCGAAATAGTTGACAGTCTTACTTCCTGTTCTTTGTCATCCATTCGACCGCGAAATCTACCAGCTCTACCTGGGGAATCAACACTGCTTTTCCATATCCAACCACTCCCCTATTGACAATTGATGGAAAGGTTTCTTCAAAAGCCTTTCCTATCGTTTCAAAGTCATCCGTATCGAGCTCATAGTCGATGAACTCTCTCCAGACTCTCTTTCCATTTTCGCTTATAGGGGCCCCGTCTTTGCAAAGTTTTCTCGATGGAAAATCGGCGCGGTACTCTGCAAGATGTAAAGAGCTGTTATTCTGATGGCTCACCCCCAGGAGCAATATGTAAGCATTGAGGTCATACAATCTGGCCAGAGGCGATCCCTCTCCCATTCCAAACTCCAGTTCGTGGTTATCGACTATGTAAGAGGCTCTCTTCCCTCTCGCAGTAAAAGAAACCTGGGGGTGATCGCTCCTGATGACACCCTTCATCTTTCTAAAGGTCTCGGAGATTACACCCATTCCTCTGGTGGGGGTTTCGGCTCTGTTGAAGGGAGGCATTGTCCTTCTAATTGCGTCGAACCAGCTCTCTGGAACAGGGGGATTTGACCAGTTAGATGGCTCGCTTAGATCTCCGGAATGAGCCGGCATAACCAGTGTTCCATCCTCGTCTAGAATCGCTTCAAGTGCCTTTACTACGGCAACGGCACCGCCACAGACCCAGCCCAGTCTGCTCAGGGAAGAATGTACTAGCAATACCATTCCCCTTTTGACTCCAAGTTGTTTGAGATCGGAGATAAGACTCTTCGAAGTTACCGGCCCGTTATTGCTCATCTTCACTGCTTCGGCTTCACTCATTTACTACTCCCGAAAATCGATCACAATGAACTTCATCATTTCACGATTAACCATTTTATCTCAATCTCAGCGCTTCTCCTGTCTGCAGAAGGGTTCTCGAAAATGACCTTCAGATTGTATTCACCATCGCCTTCAAAGATCAATTCATTCTTTGTTTCTTCCCAATCATCGGCGAGACTGGCGGCTTCTTTCCCGTCGCTTTCCACTACCAGGTATGCGTTGTTGCCGATCATAACTTTTTTGCCCATTCGCGCTATAAGCTGCTGGCCCGGCCTGAGTGAGACGGTGGCAAAGCTGTTTCCCGAATCCCCGGCATAGAGTGTCTTGCTCTCGTAGCCGTCGAATCCAGCTAGGCAGAGTGTCAAGATCACAAGTCCGATTATTCCCAGAATCGTAAAAAAACGACCTACATCGATAAGGGTCAAAGTCATTACCTCCGTAGTGCCTGTAATAGATAGATTATAACCGAATTCAGACCGGATGTTGTTCTTAGAGCCGCTGATAGAGCAGAAATTCGGGACTGTAATCACATCTAATTAGGACGATTT harbors:
- a CDS encoding FAD-dependent oxidoreductase, coding for MKKDVVIVGGGPAGIVTATTAKKTYPDKSIVVIRREREGVVPCGIPYIFHTLPTVDANAMPIKGAEDLGIDFIFDEVDEICTDSKMVKLSGGESIEYEKLVIATGSQPIFPPIKGSKLPGVFTIAKDKEYLKSVCAVAKSAKKVVVVGGGFIGVEVSDEILSDGKEVYLVEAVDQILMAAFDKEFGTMVSERLEKKGMKLRTGMKLCEIKGEDKVSGVVLDNGEEIEADMVILSIGYRPNVKLLESIPVHRGITGGIWADEYMRTSVQDVFAAGDCVEHKCFFTRKPSRLMLASTAAFEARVAGSNLFSLKMVRENHGNLGVFSTSVAGLTVAAAGLTESTAKMENFDYVVGVAKGIDRHPGSLPDKSEIFVKMIFSKESGILLGAQMAGGKSIGEMINIIGLGLQKGITVNDFLTMQIGSHPLLTAAPTSYPLTLAAENALMNLRKE
- a CDS encoding aminoglycoside N(3)-acetyltransferase produces the protein MSEAEAVKMSNNGPVTSKSLISDLKQLGVKRGMVLLVHSSLSRLGWVCGGAVAVVKALEAILDEDGTLVMPAHSGDLSEPSNWSNPPVPESWFDAIRRTMPPFNRAETPTRGMGVISETFRKMKGVIRSDHPQVSFTARGKRASYIVDNHELEFGMGEGSPLARLYDLNAYILLLGVSHQNNSSLHLAEYRADFPSRKLCKDGAPISENGKRVWREFIDYELDTDDFETIGKAFEETFPSIVNRGVVGYGKAVLIPQVELVDFAVEWMTKNRK
- the gpmA gene encoding 2,3-diphosphoglycerate-dependent phosphoglycerate mutase, whose product is MTKLVLVRHGESTWNKENRFTGWTDVDLSEKGREEAKKAGEILKAEGYNFDLAYTSVLKRAIRTLWYIMDEMDLMWIPVIRDWRLNERHYGALQGLNKAETAAKHGEEQVKIWRRSYDIRPPALEESDERFPGHDPKYKSLSDNELPRTECLKDTVARFLPLWKNEISTEIKSGKKVLIVAHGNSLRALVKYLDNIPDEEIVGLNIPTGIPLVYELDDDLEPIKHYYLGDPEEIAKAQQAVANQGKAK